Proteins encoded within one genomic window of Pseudalkalibacillus sp. SCS-8:
- the tadA gene encoding tRNA adenosine(34) deaminase TadA, with protein MYSKTDEHYMKKAIEIAENASAIGEVPIGAIIVKDDEVIAAAHNLRETEQRAVAHAELLAIDRACKELGTWRLSGCTLYVTLEPCPMCAGASVLSRLDRVVYGASDPKGGCAGTLMNLLDEPRFNHQPVVTSGVLEEECGIMLSHFFKELRKRKKK; from the coding sequence ATGTATTCAAAAACAGATGAACACTATATGAAAAAAGCCATCGAAATTGCCGAAAACGCCTCAGCTATAGGCGAGGTACCGATCGGAGCTATCATTGTTAAAGACGATGAAGTAATTGCAGCTGCTCATAATCTCAGGGAAACAGAGCAACGAGCAGTGGCGCATGCTGAATTGCTTGCTATTGATCGTGCATGCAAGGAGCTCGGGACATGGCGACTGTCTGGCTGTACCCTGTATGTCACCTTAGAACCATGTCCGATGTGTGCAGGTGCAAGCGTCCTCTCCCGATTGGACAGGGTAGTTTACGGTGCAAGCGACCCTAAGGGTGGGTGCGCCGGGACACTGATGAACTTATTGGATGAACCACGATTCAACCATCAGCCAGTGGTGACGTCAGGTGTGCTGGAAGAAGAGTGCGGAATCATGTTAAGTCATTTTTTCAAGGAGCTCCGAAAGCGGAAAAAGAAATAG
- the dnaX gene encoding DNA polymerase III subunit gamma/tau produces the protein MAYQALYRLYRPQQFQDMVGQEHITKTLQNALLQQKLSHAYLFSGPRGTGKTTAAKIIAKAVNCERAPVEEPCNECEACVGITKGTISDVIEIDAASNNGVDEIRDIRDKVKYAPSAVQYKVYIIDEVHMLSIGAFNALLKTLEEPPAHVIFILATTEPHKIPLTIISRCQRFDFRRITSHAIVKRMQTVIESQDVQVEDDALHLVARAAEGGMRDALSILDQAVSYSEETVTVEDVLAVTGSVSQSFLSEMTNAFRNHNVTDALKQIDQLLEKGKDPIRFINDLIFYYRDMLLYQAAPNLEEVLNRAQVDQEFEALAKETPADWIYHVIDVLNKAQQEMKWTNHPRIHIELAVVKLCEEPRSSNASAPDVQPLMNRIDQLEKEIRELKEKGVVSQAAPSAEQEKPKRTFQSKTPKSKASTGKIKEMLRSASKKDLQLLRSKWGEIMERIKSRMVNAHAWMINATPVASSDKAFLLAFQHELHSQMAVKENIKECVESVVQETLGRPMVMMTILEDDWEQVKKSFIQEQRSSDSVEEADEQDASGSTENKPEAQQPDNSDPVVDEAIKLFGSDYVEIEE, from the coding sequence ATGGCGTATCAAGCATTATACCGGCTCTATCGGCCCCAACAATTTCAAGATATGGTCGGGCAGGAACATATTACGAAAACCTTGCAGAATGCACTTTTGCAACAAAAGCTATCCCATGCCTACCTGTTCAGCGGTCCGAGAGGTACAGGTAAAACGACTGCAGCGAAAATCATCGCGAAAGCGGTGAACTGTGAACGAGCACCTGTCGAGGAACCATGTAATGAATGTGAAGCGTGTGTCGGAATCACAAAAGGAACCATTTCGGATGTGATTGAAATCGATGCGGCTTCCAATAACGGTGTCGATGAAATTCGCGATATCCGGGATAAAGTGAAATACGCACCGAGTGCTGTCCAATATAAAGTGTATATCATTGATGAAGTACATATGCTTTCCATTGGAGCATTCAACGCTTTACTTAAAACATTGGAAGAGCCGCCTGCTCACGTCATCTTCATTCTTGCGACTACGGAACCGCATAAAATTCCGCTTACGATCATCTCTAGGTGCCAACGATTCGATTTTCGGAGAATCACAAGCCATGCCATCGTAAAAAGGATGCAAACCGTCATCGAGTCTCAAGATGTCCAAGTAGAAGATGATGCCTTGCATCTTGTGGCAAGAGCCGCAGAAGGTGGAATGCGGGATGCCTTGAGCATACTGGATCAAGCTGTTTCTTATAGTGAAGAGACTGTGACGGTAGAAGATGTCCTCGCTGTGACTGGTTCGGTATCGCAATCTTTCTTATCGGAAATGACGAATGCATTCCGAAACCATAATGTCACGGATGCTTTGAAACAGATCGATCAACTTCTTGAAAAAGGAAAAGATCCGATCCGGTTCATCAACGACCTCATTTTTTATTATCGTGATATGCTCTTATATCAGGCAGCACCAAATCTTGAAGAAGTACTGAATCGGGCGCAGGTCGACCAAGAATTCGAAGCTCTTGCAAAAGAAACCCCGGCTGATTGGATCTACCATGTCATTGATGTGTTGAATAAAGCTCAGCAAGAAATGAAATGGACGAATCATCCGAGGATTCATATTGAACTTGCCGTTGTTAAACTGTGTGAAGAGCCCCGATCATCAAACGCGTCAGCACCAGATGTCCAGCCTTTGATGAACCGAATTGATCAGCTCGAAAAGGAAATCCGTGAGCTCAAGGAAAAAGGCGTTGTTTCGCAAGCAGCACCAAGTGCCGAACAAGAAAAACCGAAAAGGACATTCCAATCGAAGACGCCGAAATCAAAAGCATCCACAGGTAAGATCAAAGAGATGCTGAGAAGCGCTTCCAAGAAGGACCTTCAATTGCTCAGGAGTAAATGGGGCGAAATCATGGAACGCATTAAATCCCGGATGGTCAATGCCCACGCCTGGATGATCAATGCAACTCCTGTAGCGAGTTCTGACAAAGCATTCTTGCTCGCCTTTCAACATGAGCTTCATAGCCAGATGGCTGTAAAAGAAAACATCAAAGAATGTGTCGAGTCGGTCGTACAAGAAACATTAGGTCGTCCGATGGTCATGATGACGATTCTTGAAGATGATTGGGAGCAAGTCAAGAAATCCTTTATTCAAGAACAACGGTCATCTGATTCGGTAGAGGAAGCGGATGAACAAGATGCTTCCGGTAGTACGGAAAATAAACCGGAAGCACAACAACCCGACAATAGCGATCCTGTGGTTGATGAAGCGATCAAGCTTTTCGGGTCTGACTACGTTGAAATAGAAGAATAA
- a CDS encoding YbaB/EbfC family nucleoid-associated protein, which yields MKGNMNNMMKQMQKMQKQMMKAQEELKDKTVDGTAGGGMVTVTANGHKEIIDIVIKEEAVDPDDVEMLQDLILAATNDALKNVDELVNKDMGQFTKGMNLPGMF from the coding sequence ATGAAAGGTAATATGAATAACATGATGAAGCAAATGCAAAAAATGCAGAAGCAAATGATGAAAGCACAAGAGGAACTTAAGGACAAAACAGTAGACGGCACTGCTGGTGGAGGTATGGTCACTGTAACAGCAAACGGCCATAAGGAAATCATCGATATCGTCATTAAAGAAGAAGCAGTTGACCCTGATGATGTTGAAATGCTTCAAGATCTAATTTTAGCAGCTACAAATGATGCATTGAAGAATGTTGACGAGCTCGTCAACAAAGATATGGGTCAATTCACGAAAGGTATGAACCTGCCGGGAATGTTCTAA
- the recR gene encoding recombination mediator RecR, protein MQYPEPISKLIDSFMKLPGIGPKTAVRLAFFVLDMKEDDVFEFGKALVNAKRDLTYCSNCHHITDRDPCMICDDSSRDRSMICVVHDSKDVIAMEKMKEYRGLYHVLHGAISPVEGIGPEDIKVAELIKRLQDDTVQELIMATDPNIEGEATAMYISRLVKPTGIRITRIAHGLPVGGDLEYADEVTLSRALEGRREI, encoded by the coding sequence GTGCAATATCCTGAACCGATTTCGAAGTTGATCGACAGCTTTATGAAACTGCCAGGCATCGGACCGAAGACAGCGGTTCGACTTGCTTTCTTTGTTTTAGATATGAAAGAGGATGACGTATTTGAATTTGGTAAAGCATTGGTCAACGCAAAGAGAGATCTTACCTACTGTTCAAATTGTCACCATATTACGGATCGCGACCCATGCATGATCTGTGATGATTCCAGTCGCGATCGATCGATGATCTGTGTGGTCCACGATTCGAAGGATGTCATTGCAATGGAGAAGATGAAAGAGTACCGCGGATTATACCATGTCCTTCACGGTGCAATTTCACCTGTCGAGGGAATCGGTCCTGAAGACATAAAGGTCGCAGAGCTGATTAAACGACTCCAGGATGATACAGTCCAGGAACTGATCATGGCGACAGACCCGAACATAGAAGGTGAAGCGACAGCGATGTATATCAGTCGTCTCGTAAAGCCGACTGGAATTAGGATCACCCGCATAGCTCATGGCCTTCCGGTAGGAGGAGACCTTGAATATGCGGATGAAGTCACATTATCTCGTGCTCTGGAAGGGCGCCGAGAAATATAG
- a CDS encoding YaaL family protein — protein sequence MFFRRKGRLRKEANERLLKTIDSVRSEWLTKKELIENSVEPSEQVLFEVELAKAKYFFLLKEAKVRKIRMGSF from the coding sequence GTGTTTTTTCGTCGGAAAGGTCGGCTTCGTAAGGAAGCGAATGAACGTTTACTAAAAACCATCGACTCTGTACGATCCGAATGGTTAACAAAAAAAGAACTGATTGAAAATAGCGTGGAACCTTCAGAGCAAGTCCTATTTGAAGTGGAACTGGCAAAAGCTAAGTACTTCTTCTTATTGAAAGAAGCGAAGGTCAGGAAAATAAGAATGGGGAGTTTTTGA
- a CDS encoding pro-sigmaK processing inhibitor BofA family protein, whose translation MDPFWVFAIVCGLIILLLIIGAPLKPLRWVGQGMIKLVIGALLLFFLNAFGTAFNLHIPINLVTASVSGFLGLPGLLALVAIQKIIL comes from the coding sequence ATGGATCCGTTCTGGGTTTTTGCCATTGTTTGCGGCTTGATCATCCTGCTGTTAATCATAGGAGCACCATTGAAACCACTTCGTTGGGTCGGACAAGGTATGATCAAACTTGTTATTGGTGCCTTATTATTATTTTTCCTGAATGCCTTTGGAACTGCCTTCAACTTACACATCCCAATCAACCTGGTGACAGCTTCTGTATCAGGATTCCTTGGACTTCCCGGTTTACTTGCCCTCGTGGCTATTCAAAAAATCATCCTATAA